The DNA region CAGCCGGGCTTCCACAGCATCTCCATCTACGTCATGGACGAGGATGCCCTCAGGTGTGCTGGGGGCTCCTTTGGTGGCTTTGGCTCCCTGCATGCTCAGCCTGGTGCTGACACCAGAGAATCCCCACCTGGCCACGCTGTCCTGGCTTTGGGACACAGATGGGTGAAGTTTTCTCCCAAGGATATTGTccagctggcagcagagggTGGTTGATGTGCTCCATGGGGACAGACACACAATCGTGGCCCCTATCCCCCCAAAGTGGGGGCTGTCCTACCTGGGGAACCAATCCCATGCCATGTCCTGCTTCCCACTTTTGTTTTCCAGCCGTGATGACATCATTGGCAAGGTCTGCATCACCCGGGACATGCTGGCAGAGCACCCCAAGGGTAGGGGAAAGGTggctggggtgtcccaggggGGAGCCACCCCTTGGACAAGCTGCTCCTGAGGGGTTCCCCAATGACTCCTTCATGGGGATCCCCTTTTTTCCCACAGGATACAGCGGCTGGATGAGCCTCAGCGAGGTGGACCCTGATGAGGAGGTGCAGGGGGAGATCCACCTGCGGGTGGAGgtgctgggcagccagggcagccggCGGCTGCGCTGCTCCGTGCTGGAGGCCAGGtgagaggggacacgggggtgacagggctgtgtgtgcagctgggacagggggctGCTCCATGACTCAGTTTCCCCGGTGTCTCTGGTCCTTTGGGTGCAAAGCACCCTCCTCatcacccagcagctgctgggggtgctggggcaggCTCTACCTCATCTGCAGGTCTTTGGGACAAACATCTTGAGATTCCCTGAGAGGGGATGGGTGTCATGGGTGCCTGTGGGTATTTTGGGAGGTTGCTGGTAAGTTGCCCCTCTTCTTGGCAGGGATTTGGccaggaaggacaggaatggTGCCTCTGACCCCTTTGTCCGCCTGCGCTACAATGGGAAGACACAGGAGAGCACCGTGAGTGCGGCTGCAGccatgccagggctgcagggggaaTCCATCCACGGGGAAacccagcatccccagcctggtgtccctgagggacAGACCCACCCAGCAAGAGGGGACAAAGCTGTTGCCTTTGCAGGTGGTCAAGAAAACCTGTTACCCTCGCTGGAACGAGACCTTCGAGTTCGAGCTGGCTGAACCCGCTGGGGAGAAGCTCTGTGTGGAGGTGTGGGACTGGGACCTCGTCGGCAGGAACGACTTCCTGGGCAAGGTGAGTCCCAAACCATTCCTGTGCTGCCAGGatcctgcccagctgcacacCCAGCCCTCTCCTGCCTTCCCCTCCCAGGTGGTGTTCAGCGTGCAGGGGCTGGAGGCGGCCGGGCAGGAGGAGGGGTGGTTCAGGCTGTGGCCGGACAAGTCCAAGCCGACAgaggatgggtgagttttggcACAGGGTGTTGGGGTGTGCTGGGGGTGATCCCAGTGCCCTCAGGGTATTAGGGAGGGGGGTTTTCCTGGGAAGCATCATCACTTTGGAGGGGTAGCCTGGCCTCAGGCTGCCTCCTGCTTGGTGAAGtaaccatccatccatccttccatccttcTGTTCACCTATACGTCCATCCATtgtccatccctccatccctccatccatccttccGTTCACCTATACgtacatccatccatccatccatccaccgtccatccatccatccatccatccatccttccgtTCACCTatacatccatccatccatccatccatccatccctccatccatcatccatccctcaCCCACCCaccctcctggtgctcctgcaGGCGCCGGGGCAGCCTGGGCtcgctgcagctgcaggtgaaGCTTCGGGACGAGACGGTTCTTCCCTCCCAGTGCTAccagcccctggtgcagctcctgtgccaggagGTGAAGTCGGGGCGCCAGGTGAGGGGTgcatgcccagccctgctggggcacccacatttcccagctctgtgcctgcctcGGGCTGCCACGTTATGGTGCCTCTTCCCTCCAGGATGGCCAAGTGCACCTGGTCACCCTCCTGGACGAAACCGCCACGGCCGAGTGCCGCCAGGAGGTTGCCATCAACTTGGTGAAACTCTTCCTGGGCCAGGGGCTGGTCAAGGAGTTCCTGGACCTGCTCTTTGAGCTGGAGCTGGCCAAGCCCTGTAAGGCTGGAATGGGAAGTGGACCCAGAGGCTTTCTTATCATCTCCTGGGGCTGCAAAACGTGCAGGGccttttgtggggattttttgggagtgATGGTTGAGGCTCAGCCATCACACTGTGGAATCTGTAGGGCTCATCCCAGCAGCTCATGGGCTGGGGTTGGTGGAGGAGCAGGTGGGCTGAGGTTAGGAAATCTCCATGACCCCGATGGAAGTGGCCAGgggggcagggcacaggctcTGGGAATCACCCCATGActgcagctgtgggtgctgcccctGTGGGGTGCCAAGCCAGTgacagggcaaggagaaaccAGAGGAAGTTGGGACACCAAGTCCATGGGGGAAtaatctctttttccctttgggaAGTCTAACTCTGTGGTAAGCAGTAAATGCTTCCAGGGCTGAGAGGACTGGGGATTGACCAAAGAGAGTCCATGGGATGCTACATGCAGCTGCCCAGGGGTGACCTGTGGCTGTCCCTCAGGCCATGGCCCCTCTCTTGTTTTGCAGGTGAGCCCAACACTCTATTCCGGAGCAACTCTCTGGCCTCGAAGTCGATGGAGTCCTTCCTCAAGGTGCCACACCACCCAAAACCTGCTCTTCCCAGGCCATCCTGCCCCTGGGCTATTCCAGGGGAAGAACTGGGAGGGTTGCTGTGCTTGTGCCTTGCCCTGGGGGTGGGATGCTGGACAAAACCCACTGGGTGACCCTGGGGGTGTCGGGTGCCAAAtctgcagcccatccctgtcccctgtgtggtCCCTGACAGGTGACAGGGATGCCATACCTGCACTTTGTCCTGGGCCCCACCATCACCCGCGTGTTTGAGGAGAAGAAATACGTGGAGCTGGACCCCGGCAAGGTGGAGATCAAAGATGTCGGGTAAGGGGCTCgtggggcagcagggcagggctgtccccagcgcTGGGGGTGACAGTGGCGGTGCCCGCAGGTGCTCGGGGCTGCACCGGGTGCAGACGGAGGGCGAGGTGATCGAGCAGGGCCGGCAGCACCTCCAGTCCTACCTGGGCGAGCTCCTGGACGCCATCGTCAGGTCGGCCCCGGCGTGTCCGCCCCTGATCCGCGCCGCGTTCCGCCAGCTCTTCCAGCGCGTCGGGGAGCGCTTCCCGCAGCACCAGGTGGGGATGGAGCGGGGTCAGACAGGGACATCCCCAGGGGACAGCGCTCTCTGGGTGCGGTGCCCCTCTCGGGCAAGCAGCAGCCCCGGCCACCGGCGCATCGCTGTTTGTGGGGCTGTCCCACGCTGGGAGAGACCCTCACGTGTGTTCCCCACGCCCTCGGCGGTCACAGCACGCCAAATTTGTGGCTGTCACCAGCTTCCTGTGCCTGCGCTTCTTCTCGCCGGCCGTGATGACGCCCAAGCTGTTCCAGCTGCGGGCCACACACGCGGACGCGCGGACCAGCCgcacgctgctgctgctggccaaggtgcGACACCGGGGACACCGGGGCTGGGCTTTGGGGTGCCCGGCTGGTTCTCCTTGGGGCCAGCCGGGGGGGACGCTGCCATTCTCGGGGTCCCCAGGCCATCCAGCTGGTGGGGAACATGGAGCCGGCGGCCGGGCGCGCCAAGGAGACGTGGCTGTCGCCGCTGCTGCccgccctgcagcagggcaccGCCCGCATGAGGGACTTCATCACCCGCCTGGTGGGCACCGAGCAGGAGCAGGGCGAGGAGCAGGGTGAGGGGCGGCCCCCGCCCGCCGTGCTGAAGGAGGGGCTGCTCCTTGTGCACAAAACACGGGGCAAGGGGCCGCTGCTCGCTGCTGCCGCCGGCAAGAAGCTGCATTTCTGCCTCACCGGAGAGTCCCTGAGCTTCGGCAAGAGCCCCGGAGCGGAGGTACGGCCGTGCtggggggggacaggggggcgGCAGCAGGGCCATGGCCTGGGGAACAGCCACAAGtcatccctgggcagctgcatgCAGCATCCC from Zonotrichia albicollis isolate bZonAlb1 chromosome 22, bZonAlb1.hap1, whole genome shotgun sequence includes:
- the LOC102073079 gene encoding ras GTPase-activating protein 4 encodes the protein MGAVLGAAGSRPRSAPFGSARLRCPPAMARRSALSIRIVEGRNLPAKDITGSSDPYCIVKIDDEAIIRTATVWKTLSPFWGEEYEVQLQPGFHSISIYVMDEDALSRDDIIGKVCITRDMLAEHPKGYSGWMSLSEVDPDEEVQGEIHLRVEVLGSQGSRRLRCSVLEARDLARKDRNGASDPFVRLRYNGKTQESTVVKKTCYPRWNETFEFELAEPAGEKLCVEVWDWDLVGRNDFLGKVVFSVQGLEAAGQEEGWFRLWPDKSKPTEDGRRGSLGSLQLQVKLRDETVLPSQCYQPLVQLLCQEVKSGRQDGQVHLVTLLDETATAECRQEVAINLVKLFLGQGLVKEFLDLLFELELAKPCEPNTLFRSNSLASKSMESFLKVTGMPYLHFVLGPTITRVFEEKKYVELDPGKVEIKDVGCSGLHRVQTEGEVIEQGRQHLQSYLGELLDAIVRSAPACPPLIRAAFRQLFQRVGERFPQHQHAKFVAVTSFLCLRFFSPAVMTPKLFQLRATHADARTSRTLLLLAKAIQLVGNMEPAAGRAKETWLSPLLPALQQGTARMRDFITRLVGTEQEQGEEQGEGRPPPAVLKEGLLLVHKTRGKGPLLAAAAGKKLHFCLTGESLSFGKSPGAERIGAIALGDILAAEKVEEKSFGSSHVMQVVYLATGGQQETAYLQCKCVNELNQWLSALRKVCGNNPRVLRSYHPGVFRGDKWSCCHQRDRTGLGCDRTRHGVTLQDWSDPLEPAVEAQRLFQHLQGLRDTLRDKYWELLEPEHAQNGPREEDAALPEGLSRLLAVLAELERCHGRALPPPSPAPALLRLQT